The region TTGATGGTAATTCAGGCTTTTCTTCAATATCAATAACATTTCCAGAATTATCAAACTTCACTACTCCATATTCTTTAGGATCTCTTACTGGGTAAGCCAACACAGTAGATCCTTTTGAAATAGAGTCTGCAGAGCGCAAAAGATTAACAAAGTCGTTACCGTGAAAAATATTATCTCCAAGAGCAACAGCAACATTGGATTTATCAATAAAACTTTCTCCTAGTGAAATTGCATTTGCAACACCATCTGGCTTCTTTTGGATCTTATAACAAATTTTCATCCCCCACTGATTTCCATCACCCAAAAGATTTTTAAATAAATTCATATTCATTGAATCGCTAACAACCAAAATCTCTTTAATTCCACAGAGCATTAAGTTTGTAATCGGGTAATAAATCATAGGTTTATCATAAACAGGCATCAACTGTTTACTTAATACATTCGTAAGTGGAGCTAATCTTCTGCCTTTTCCACCTGCAACTAAAATCCCTTTCCGAATAGATGAATAACGGAAGTCCATTATAAATATATAGTATTTATAGATCCTAAAGTATAGACTTATGTATTATGAAAATATTTTCTTTGTAAGTTTAATAAAAATAATATTGATAGAAAACAGGAGCTTAAAGGTTAAGCTTCTTTATGAATTAGCAAATATATATTCTGCTTCAAAAACCTTATTAACTATATAATTTAAATTATCTTGACTTTGTCTATTATGAATACCTAGTAATAGTCCAGATTTCATTATTTCATCACTTACTTCAAATGTTCCATATTTATCCCATTGAAATTTATTAGCCACTGGATGTCTCATGATATTACCCGAAAATATTGTCCTCGTCTGAATACCAGCTTTTTCCAAGAAAGTCTGAATTTCCTTTCTTTTTGAGGCTAGCTTATTTTTAAGAATCAGAGGAAATGCCAGCCAACCCGTCTCAACATTATCATACGTGATAGGGATATAAAAATTAGAGGAAGAAGAAAATTTATTACTAAGAAAATTAAAATTAATAGATCTTTTTCTAATATTTTCATTCAACTTTTTTAGTTGAACTAATGCGAAAGCTGCTGATATTTCTGAGGGTAGAAAATTATACCCTATCTCATCAAATACATATTTATCATCATAATCTATACCATCAATTTTAACAGAGAATCTTCTTTGATAGTCTTCTATTTCTCCATATAGACAAGATCGTCTTCCCCACCCTCTAAGAGAAAGCCCATTATTATATTCCATAGCATTAGCATAAGAAACCATACCACCAAAACCCGCTCCTGTAATAACATGTGATGCATAAAAACTAGTTGTTGTTATATCAGACCAATTTTCAATTTTAGTCTTATATGTATACCCTATAGTATCGGCAGAATCTTCAATAATTTTAAGTTTATTCTCCTTTGCGAAGTTATATATATCATTCCAATTTGCTATATTACCAATTAGATTAGGAACACAAATAGCAGATACATTCTCTAAATCCATTTCCTTTAGTCTTGATGTATTTATTTGCAAGGTTTCCTCCTCTACATCTACAAAATAAGGTATTAAGTTGCTCTGAACAATGGGTGCAATTGTAGTTGAAAAAGTTAGCGAAGGAGTTATAACCTTAGTACCTTTTTCAAGCTTAAGAGATAAAAACGCAATTAGATTGGCAGATGAGCCGCTATTGACCATTAGTCCATAACTTTTATTGAATATATTTGAAACTTTTTGCTCTAATATCTTAACTTTCTTTCCTCCCATTAAAGAAAGTCGATTATTTTTTAAAACATCTATTACTGCATCAATTTCATCCTGAGAATAATCTGCCTCAGCATAAAAAATTTTTTTAATAGAATTATTATATTCTATTTGATTATTCACGTTAGTTTATCTATTTAATTACCAAACTAACACTTATTCTTTTCAAAATTAAGCACATACTAGATTTTTCTAAATCGATTGTTATATGTGGAATCAGCAGTCAATCGAGCTAGTGAAATGATTTGTATTGCACAACCAGCAAAACCACTTGATTGATTATTGAGAAGTCCTTGTTTATATACCTTGCTCAAGATTTAAGAGTATTTTTGCCACCATTTGGGTCCGCGCAATATTGATCTCTTAAAAGTCTTGATCAATCAAATACATTGCCTTAGCTGTAATTAGTCTAGCTTGTCATCTGCTTAAGTCATATTCTTCTGTCACTCGGGACGTTATGACTTTGCAGATGATCTCTTCTTTTTAAGAGATAAACCCTAATTCCAGATATAATCGAATTCAATGGATCTTTCATAAAGCGAAGAGATGTGACTGAGGGAAAAAAAAATCAAAAGCAAAAAGTTCAAGTTAAAACATTCGCTGTTCCATTTGCTTTAGGAGAAATCAAAGAGAATGTTTCTATTCCCGCTAATACATCAAAGAGACCTTCTAAAGAACAAATAATCAATAAAGCCTTTAAGCTTCACTCAGAAGGAAAACTTCTAGAAGCAGTAAAATATTATCAATATTGCATCAATCAAGGGTTTAAAGATCACATAGTTTTTTCTAATTATGGATGCTTATTAAAAGGTCTTGGCAAACTACAGGAAGCAGAAATATATACTCGCAAAGCAGTTGAACTTAACCCTAATTTCGCAAGATCTCATTTTAATCTTGGTAGCATATTGAATGATCTTGGCAAATTAGAAGAAGCAGAAATATCCACTCGCAAAGCAGTTGAACTTAACCCTACTTTCACTGAAGCTCATTCCAATCTTGGTAGCATATTGAATGATCTTGGCAAACTACAAGAAGCAGAAATAGCCACTCGCAAAGCAGTTGAACTTAATCCTACTTTCGCTGAGGCTCATTCCAATCTTGGTAGCATATTAAAAGGTCTTGGCAAACTACAGGAAGCAGAAATATATACTCGCAAAGCAATTGAACTCAAACCTGATTACACAGATGCTCATTCTAATCTTGGAAATATATTAAAAGGTCTTGGCAAACTACAGGAAGCAGAAATATATACTCGCAAAGCAATTAAATTGAATCCCAACTTCGCAAGAGCTCATTCTAATCTTGGAAGCATATTAAAAGATCTTGGCAAACTACAAGAAGCAGAAATATATACTCGCAAAGCAATTAAACTGAAACCTAATTACGCAGAGGCTTATAATAATCTGGGAAACATATTTCAGGATATTGGTAAATTAAGAGAGGCAGAAAATAGTTTCACAAAAGCAATTGAGATGAAATCAGATTTTGATAGCGCATATATTAACAGAGCATGTTTATATCGTGATCAGGGAAAACTTGATAA is a window of Prochlorococcus marinus str. MIT 0917 DNA encoding:
- a CDS encoding DegT/DnrJ/EryC1/StrS family aminotransferase produces the protein MNNQIEYNNSIKKIFYAEADYSQDEIDAVIDVLKNNRLSLMGGKKVKILEQKVSNIFNKSYGLMVNSGSSANLIAFLSLKLEKGTKVITPSLTFSTTIAPIVQSNLIPYFVDVEEETLQINTSRLKEMDLENVSAICVPNLIGNIANWNDIYNFAKENKLKIIEDSADTIGYTYKTKIENWSDITTTSFYASHVITGAGFGGMVSYANAMEYNNGLSLRGWGRRSCLYGEIEDYQRRFSVKIDGIDYDDKYVFDEIGYNFLPSEISAAFALVQLKKLNENIRKRSINFNFLSNKFSSSSNFYIPITYDNVETGWLAFPLILKNKLASKRKEIQTFLEKAGIQTRTIFSGNIMRHPVANKFQWDKYGTFEVSDEIMKSGLLLGIHNRQSQDNLNYIVNKVFEAEYIFANS
- a CDS encoding tetratricopeptide repeat protein, with protein sequence MTEGKKNQKQKVQVKTFAVPFALGEIKENVSIPANTSKRPSKEQIINKAFKLHSEGKLLEAVKYYQYCINQGFKDHIVFSNYGCLLKGLGKLQEAEIYTRKAVELNPNFARSHFNLGSILNDLGKLEEAEISTRKAVELNPTFTEAHSNLGSILNDLGKLQEAEIATRKAVELNPTFAEAHSNLGSILKGLGKLQEAEIYTRKAIELKPDYTDAHSNLGNILKGLGKLQEAEIYTRKAIKLNPNFARAHSNLGSILKDLGKLQEAEIYTRKAIKLKPNYAEAYNNLGNIFQDIGKLREAENSFTKAIEMKSDFDSAYINRACLYRDQGKLDKALTDSDSCNTQISRVLSLEILYELGRIDEIYERIEKTATFDNENIRLASFSSFIAEQEKKNTSNNFCQDPLSFLYFSNIKYHCKDYIDFASKLIKDLSEVETIWEPINKTTRNGFQTPTHLNIFSNSSKSISKLKSIISNELESYYSKFEKESCSYIQKWPKQKNIVGWHVILKKQGYQEAHIHPGGWLSGVIYLKVVPPLEKDEGAIEFSLNGQTYFNINSPKLTYLPELGDIVLFPSSLHHRTIPFSSDTDRIVISFDLIPD
- the rfbA gene encoding glucose-1-phosphate thymidylyltransferase RfbA; amino-acid sequence: MDFRYSSIRKGILVAGGKGRRLAPLTNVLSKQLMPVYDKPMIYYPITNLMLCGIKEILVVSDSMNMNLFKNLLGDGNQWGMKICYKIQKKPDGVANAISLGESFIDKSNVAVALGDNIFHGNDFVNLLRSADSISKGSTVLAYPVRDPKEYGVVKFDNSGNVIDIEEKPELPSSQYAITGIYFYDNTVFKRIKELEISSRGEMEVTDLNRKYLNDKLLNVKIMGRGMAWLDTGTINSLQEASFYVKTLEHRQGLKIGCPEEVAWRQGWIDDLQLEKLADSLSNSGYGKYLLKLLRTKYTR